The genomic segment CGCCAGGTCTGGTTTGGCATTGCTGCTGAACCAGGCGTCCCAGGCGTCCGGTTCATCGACAACCACGGTGGATCTCATGCCGCCGTGATACGGACCGCAGAGCTCAGCGCAGACGATCGGGTAACGCCCCGGGCGGGTTGGCGTGAAGCTCAGTTGCGTTGGTTGGCCGGGGATGACGTCCTGCTTAAGACGAAATTCCGGGACCCAAAACGCATGGATCACGTCCTTGGCCTCCAGTCGGAGCGTGACCGGGCGGCCGGCGGGAACGTGCAACTCTCCGGCTGTGATGTCTCCATCGGGGTAATGGAACAGAAAGGCGAACTGCATGGCTGTCACCTCGATCGGCAAGGCATCGACAACGCCGGCATCGACGGTGCCCGAACTGATTCCTCCCCAAATCCGTTCCTCTGCCATCCCGGCCTCGGTCATCCCTGCGGAGTGGTCATGGGCAAGGGGAACCATGCCGCCCATCCGGTCGTAGATGTCGTAGCTGTAAAGGCCGACGAACAGAACGACAACGGCGGGAACGGCTGTCCAGAAAATTTCCAGCGGAAGATTGCCTTCGATGGCGATGCCATCGCCGAGCTGCCCCGGTCGACGTCTGAAACGCACCAGGCTGAACACCAACAGTCCGATGATGCCGATGAAAAGAATGGCCCCAATCGTGAACAAAACCTGAAAAAGTTCGTCGTAGATCGGAGCATTCACGCTGGCATCAATCGGCAGAAGATTGATGTTCTGGCCAATCCACATCCCGCCAAGGACAAGGACCATGCCGATGACAAGAGTGATGATTGCTGAAGGGATCTGCAATTCCTTCATCCCTGACTGCGTTCAGCCTATGGAGCCTGGTTGTGAACTCCATGGTGCGATTGTTAAGGCCGCCTGAAAATCGTCTGATTTGATCCATTTCCGCTTGATTTGACTGAACACGTGTCAGCAAAAGTGGATTAATTCTCTTTTCAGGATGTTGCAGTCGTCCATACAACGTGCCGCTTAGGAGGCAATCGCTACGGTCCGATTAACGCTCCGGGAATCACCCCGGGCGGAGATGCCTCGATGACTGTTTCATCCACGTCTCCAGTTCGGCGGCGTCTGGCCCTTCTGTCTGCTCATCTCGTGGTTGCCTTGATTGCCCTTGTGGTGATCGGTGGTGCCACTCGCGTCATGGAGGCGGGTCTGGCATGTCCGGACTGGCCCCTCTGTTATGGCACCCTGCTGCCGGGACGGCAGATGAATGTCCAGGTTTTCCTGGAGTGGTTTCACCGTTTGGATGCCTTCGTCGTTGGTGTTGCCTTGCTCGTGATGGCGACTGCTTCGGTTGTCTGGAGACGTCTCCTTCCCCAATGGCTCCCCTGGCTCTGCACGGGGCTGGTCTGTCTCGTCGCACTGCAGGGAGGTCTTGGAGCTCTGACCGTCCTGCAGTTGTTGCCATCCGGCATCGTGACGGCTCATTTGGCCCTGGCTCTCACCCTCGTCGTGCTGATGAGTGGACTGACTCAGCGGTTGCTTCAACCCTCCGCGGATGACTCCCCCCTCTGGTGGCGTCTCTTCTCCGGTTTCGCCCTGGTTGGTGTTGTCAGTCAGAGCCTGCTGGGAGCACGGATGGCGACGTCCTGGGCCGCTCAGCGGTGCCTTTTCGACGGTGAAAACTGCCGCTGGTTGCTGTGGCATCGCTCGATGGCAACTCCTGTTGCATCTCTGGTGCTTCTGTTCGTGGTCACGGCACTGATCGCTGGGGGTTGGAGTCGCCGTCAGTGGCCCTTTCTGCTCGGCCTGAGCCTGCTTGTCAGCGCCCAGGTGGCATTGGGTGTGTTGACCATGCGCCTGGGTCTGTCTCAGCCCGGCGTCACCGTCGCCCATCAATTGGTGGCTGCTCTGCTCGTCGCCCTGCTCGCCGCCCTGGTGGCCAGGCGTCCACAGACGTCAACTTCCCCTCTTCCCGTCGTCCTCGACGACACCCCCATGGAGCCTTGTCATGGCTAGTTCGGTCTCTGTTTCTGCCACGCCTACCCGTGAGGAGGTGGTTCCATCACGCAAGAGGGTCAAGCTCCCTCCCTGGCTTGAGGTGGCCAAGCCTCGTCTGATTCCCCTGTTGCTCGCCACAACGCTCGGGGGGATGGCGCTGACGGAGGGATGGCCCCTGTCCTCTCCCCGTCTCGTCTGCACCTTGGGTGGTGGTGCGCTGGCTTCAGCTGCTGCCGGTGTCCTCAATTGCCTGTGGGAACAGGATCTTGATGCCCGCATGGCGAGAACAAGCGGCCGGGCCCTGCCGTCGGGTCGTCTCTCGCCAACCAGTGCCTTCATCGGTGCGATCGCCTGCACGTTGACGGCGGCCATGCTGCTCGTCAGCGGGGTGAACTGTCTCGCCGCCGGACTCTCCCTGCTTGGTCTTTGCAGCTATGTCCTCCTGTACACAGCACTGCTCAAACCGCGCACGCCTCAGAACATCGTGATCGGTGGTGTTGCAGGAGCCATCCCCCCCCTGGTTGGCGCTGCTGCCGCCACGGGGCACATCGGCCTCGGTGGCTGGTGGCTCTTCGCTCTTGTGATGGTCTGGACCCCAGCCCACTTCTGGGCTCTGGCCCTGCTGCTTAAGGAGGATTATCGATCCGTCGGCATCCCGATGCTTCCGGTCGTCAAGGGACCCGTCGTCACGGCACGGGCCATTCACCGGTATGGCTGGGCCACCGTCCTCCTCAGCGGTTTCGGCATCTGGGCCCTGCCTTCGGGGGGGATCTTCTACGGAATGATGTTGCTGCCGTTCAACGGACGCCTTCTGCAGATGGTGAATCGGTTGGGGTCAGATCCGGACAGCCTGCCCGGCGCCAAAGGTCTGTTTCGCTGGTCGATTCTTTACCTGTTCGGGATCTGTCTGTTGCTGGTGCTCAGTCGAACGTCCCAGGCCAGTCTTTTTGACCAGCAGGTCTGGTCGCTGGTGACCCAACTGCAGACCGGTTGAGCCTTCTTAAAGTCGACTTCCCAGACAGAATTACCAGACGACAACATCGCAATGGCGTTGATTGAACTGCGTCAGATCCACAAGTCCTATGGCGCTGTCGTCGCTCTTCGGGATCTCTCTCTGAAGGTTCCTGAGGGTTGTCTGTTCGGTCTGCTCGGCCCCAACGGGGCCGGTAAGACAACAATGCTCAGAATCCTGGCCACCCTTCTGGCACCCGACAGCGGAAAGGTTCTGGTAGCTGGTGTCGATGCCCTTGAGCAGCCGAGAGCTGTCAGACAGATGCTTGGCTACGTGGCTCAGGAGGTGGCGATCGACAAGATTCTCACCGGTCGAGAGCTGCTCCAACTTCAAGGCGATCTTCACCACCTGAGGTCAATCGATCGCGATTCCCGCATCGTTGATCTCATCGACCGCCTTGGGATGGGTGACTGGATCGATCGTCGTTGTGGCACCTATTCCGGAGGCATGCGCAGGCGTTTGGATCTGGCAGCCGGACTTCTGCATCAACCCAAACTGCTCGTTCTTGATGAGCCCACTGTCGGGCTGGATATCGAGAGTCGGACTGCCATCTGGGAGCTGCTTCAACGACTGGTCTCAGAAGGCACCAGTGTGCTGCTGAGCAGTCATTACCTCGAGGAGGTTGAGGCCCTTGCCGATCGCATGGCCATCATTGATGACGGCTGCGTGATCGCCGAGGGTGCGCCCGATGAGCTCAAACGGCGCCTCGGGGGTGACCGTGTCACCTTGCGGGTCCGGGAGTTCAGCAACCAGGAGGAGGCTTTCCTGGTTCGGGACCTGCTCGAGCAGGTCGACGGGGTTCGTCAGGTTGTGATCAATCGTGCCCAGGGCTACTCCCTCAATCTTGTGATCGAGGACGACCCTGTCATCGCCCGTCTGCGTGATCGTCTGGCGCACGAAGGCCTCTCTGTGTTCGCTCTCGCACAGAGCCGGCCAAGCCTTGATGATGTGTACCTGCAGGCCACGGGCCGCACGCTAATGGATGCGGAACTCGCCACTGCAGGACAGCGCGACGTCAAGCAGGAACGGCGCCAGTCGATGCGTTGAACATGTTTGTTGCCCACCTTCCAACCCGTGCTGCCTGATCGATGACCACGCCGAGCCTTCAAGCCCCAGTCGCTCCCAAGGCACCCAGTGCCCTCTCGGAACTCAGTCAGGAAACCCTGGCCCTGACCCGACGTCTGTTCCTGCAGCTTGCTCGCCGACCGTCCACCCTGGTGGCAGGAATCCTGCAGCCATTGATCTGGCTGATTCTGTTCAGCGCATTGTTTGCGAAGGCTCCGGACGGCCTGTTGCCAGGCGGATTGAGTTACGGCCGTTTCCTCGGCGCCGGAGTGATCGTGTTCACGGCATTCAGCGGTGCTCTCAATGCCGGGCTGCCGGTGATGTTCGACCGTGAATTTGGATTCCTCAACCGGTTGCTGGTGGCGCCACTTCGAAGTCGCAGTTCGATCGTGCTGGCCTCAGTGATCTACATCACGGTGATCAGCCTGCTGCAGAGTCTGGCGATCATGGGAACGGCAGCTATTCTCGGTTACGGCTGGCCAGGGACAGGAGGTCTCGCTCTCGTGGTCTTCAGCCTGTTGTTGCTGGTGTTCGCTGTCACTGCCTTGAGCCTCGGGCTGGCCTTTGCCCTGCCGGGTCATATCGAGCTCATCGCTGTCATTTTCGTGGCCAACCTGCCGTTGCTGTTCGCCAGCACGGCCCTGGCACCCCTGTCCTTCATGCCGTCCTGGTTGGGCTGGCTTGCATCACTGAATCCACTTACCTTCGCGATAGAACCCATCCGGGCTGCTTACAGCGGTCCAGTTGATCTCTCGTCAGTCCTGCTGGAGGCTCCTTACGGACAGCTCACCGGTTTTCACTGTCTGACGGTCCTGATGGTGCTCACAGTCGGATTGTTTCTCCTGATCCGTCCTCTGCTCAACCGAAAGCTCTCCTGAATCCGTGCCGACTTCCCCGTTTCAGCAACCCTCGTCTCGACGGAATGCTCTCGCCAGCTTGATTGAGGAGGCTGATCGGCACGGCGATGCTCGGCGATTGCTCCTCTTGCGGAGTCAGTGGGCCCATCGCTACGGGGTCGACTCGATGCCAGTTCTCTCAGTGCCAACGCCATTGATGGCAGACGAGCCGATCGCGGAGGTGGACACCGCGGAGACGGAGACTGCGGATGTGGGGACAGTGGATGTGGGGACAGTTGATCTGGAGATCACGGAGGTGGCGACCGCGGATGTTGCGACTGAGGAGGCTCTGAGCGATGACCTGCCCGTGAGCGATCAGCCCGCGATTGATGAGCCTCAGATTGAACAGCCCGAGTTTGAACAGCCCGAGAACGAAACGTCTGGGCTTGATCATCTCAAGCTCGATGCTCTGGAGCATGATCAGCTCAAGTTGGAGGATCCCAGTGCGACAGAGCCCGTGCTGGACGAGTCAACGCTTGAAGAGGGAGAGCTCGAACGGTCCATGGATGATTCATCTGCAGCCGATCCATCGCCCGAGCCCATGTCGTCGCGGCCCTTTGAACCGGTTCGTTCGATCCCTGCTGCGGTTTCCATCCCAGCTCCACCGATCAGCACGCCCCGCTCGCTGCGTCGCTGGCTTCCCGGCGCTGACGACCAGCTTCCCAAAGCATCCTGATCCACGATGCTGATGACAGCCGAAGACCTGGATGGAGGACTGATCGTCTCCGTTCAAGCACCTCCAGGTTCACCAATGCGCGACCCCGAGGTCATCGCAGCGATGGCCGAGGCGTCCTTGCGCAATGGTGCTGTGGGTGTTCGTCTTGAGAGTCCGGAACACATCGGAGCTGTGCGCCGGCGCTGCCCAGACGCTTTGATCATCGGACTGTGGAAGCGAACCTTCCCCGACAGCTCGGTGTACATCACGCCGGGCTGGCGCGAGATTCAAGCAGTCTGGTCCGCTGGTGCCGACGTGGTAGCCGTTGATGCGACGTCCCGTTTCCGGCCGGATGGCCAACGTCTCGAGGATCTGATTCAGCGATGCCGCGACGAATTGCGGGCTCCGCTGATGGCCGATGTCGATTCCGTCGAGAACGGTTTGCAGGCTGCTGAACTGGGTTGCGAGTGGGTTGGAACCACGCTGTTCGGCTACACGGAAGAGACGTCAGATTGCAGTCCGCCGGGACTCACCCTGCTTCCGAGTTTTCGTCAAAAGCTGAAGCCATCCGTCCGTCTGATCTGTGAAGGCGGTATCGCAACGCCGCAGGCTGCCCGCTCCGCCCTTGAGGCCGGAGCGGACAACGTTGTCGTCGGAACGGCGATCACCGGAGTGGATCTGCAGGTGGCCGCCTATTGCCAGGGCATGGCTTGCTGATCACATCATTCCGGGCATGCCCATACCTCCCATGCCGCCCATTCCAGGCATGCCCATGCCTCCCATGCCGCCCATTCCAGGCATGCCCATGCCACCCATACCCCCCATGCCGCCCATGGGGTCTCCGCCACCGTCCGGTCCCGGGGCTGCCGGAGGTTCGGGTTTGTCAGCGATCACCACTTCCGTTGTGATCAGCAGGGCAGCAATGGACACGGCATCCTGAACAGCGAGACGAACCACCTTGGCGGCGTCCACGATTCCTGAGGCCAGCAGGTCTTCGAACGTGCCGGTCATGGCATTGAAACCCTGTCCGGTGGAGCGCATCTCGGCGATCACAACATCACCATTGCGTCCGGCATTAGCGGCAATTTGATGGACAGGGGCCGTCAGCGCCCTCTGGACAATCTCGACCCCGGTGCGCAATTCGCCACTGAGGCTTGCCGCCAGAGTGTCGAGGCTGTCGGACAGCTGCAGAAGGGTGCTGCCGCCGCCAGCGACGATGCCTTCCTCAACGGCGGCGCGGGTGGCATTCAGGGCATCTTCGATCCGTAATTTCCTGTTCTTGAGTTCGGTCTCCGTGGGAGCCCCAACCTTGATGACGGCGACGCCACCAGCCAATTTGGCAATCCGCTCGTTCAGCTTTTCCTTGTCGTAGTCGGAATCGGTTGCATCCAGCTCCCGCTTGATGGAGGCAACGCGATCTGCAACGGCACTGCGATGGTCGTCATTGGCGACGATCGTGGTGCTCTCCTTGCTGATCGTGATGCGCCGTGCCTTGCCCAGATCAGCCAGGGTCACCTTGTCGAGGGTCATGGCCCGGTCTTCGCTGATCACCGTGCCTCCCGTCAGGATTGCGATGTCTGCCAGAGCGGCCTTGCGGCGTTCCCCGAACGATGGCGCTCTCACCGCTGCAACCTGAAGTACGCCTCTGTTCTTGTTCACAACGAGGGTGGCGAGGGCTTCCCCTTCCACTTCTTCAGCAAGGATCAACAGGGGTGATCCACCGTTCTGTACCTCTTCAAGAACAGGGACCAGATCAGCGACGGAACTGATCTTGCGATCCGTGAGCAGGATCAGGGGATTGTCGAATTCACAGATCTGACGGTCACCGTCTGTGACGAAGTAAGGGGAGCTGTAGCCGCGATCAAAGGCCATCCCTTCGGTGACTTCCAGTTCGGTCGCCAGAGACTTGGATTCCTCCACCGTGATGACGCCATCGACGCTGACGCGATCCATGGCTTCGGCCACCATGGCGCCGACTTCCTCATCGCCTCCTGAGCTGACGGTGGCAACCTGTCTGATGGCGTCACCAGCCACACTCTGACTCCGTTCTGCCAGGTTGCTGATCACCTGCGCAACCGCTTTTTCCATGCCACGGCGGAGCTCCACAGGGCTGGCGCCGGCTGCGGTGTTGCGCAGGCCTTCGCGGACCATCGCCTGGGCCAGAACGGTGGCCGTTGTGGTCCCATCTCCAGCCTTGTCCTTGGTTTTGGAAGCCACCTGCTGAATCAGCTTGGCGCCAAGGTTCTCGAACGGGTCGTCGAGTTCGATCTCTCTGGCGATCGTGTCGCCGTCATTGACGATGTCAGGAGCGCCGAATTTCTTTTCGAGAACCACATTGCGGCCTCGGGGGCCGATGGTGACGCGAACGGCGTCTGCGAGGGCATCGACACCACGTTCGAGGGAGCTGCGGGAGTCGTCGGAAAAGGAAAGAAGTTTGGCCATGGTCTCGGATCCGCCATTGATCAATGTCCCACAGCGGACAGGCCGTCGTGGAGAGCGTTGATGGTGGGGAAAGCCGAATGGCCCTGATCCGGGTGATGCCGTGCCAGCACTGGCTGATTAACGTCGAGGCATGGCCGACTCCGGTGCGCTGTTTTTTGTTCTGATGGCTGGCCTCGCCGCATCGATGGCGCTCGTCTATGTCCCCCTCAGGATTTTTCTGACGGCAACGGCACGAAGCCGAAGGTTGAGGTTGCTGCAGCGCATCCGCCGTCTTCGCGATGAGTTGGCGCAGCCGCTTGAGCTGTAGTGCTCAGGCCATCACCATTCCGCCATCGACCTGCAGCACCTGTCCAGTGATGTAGGCCGCGGCTGGATCGGCGGCCAGAAAACGCACGGCTCCAGCAACCTGCTCCTGCGTCCCGAAGGTTCCCAGGGGGAT from the Synechococcus sp. KORDI-100 genome contains:
- a CDS encoding cytochrome c oxidase subunit II, which encodes MQIPSAIITLVIGMVLVLGGMWIGQNINLLPIDASVNAPIYDELFQVLFTIGAILFIGIIGLLVFSLVRFRRRPGQLGDGIAIEGNLPLEIFWTAVPAVVVLFVGLYSYDIYDRMGGMVPLAHDHSAGMTEAGMAEERIWGGISSGTVDAGVVDALPIEVTAMQFAFLFHYPDGDITAGELHVPAGRPVTLRLEAKDVIHAFWVPEFRLKQDVIPGQPTQLSFTPTRPGRYPIVCAELCGPYHGGMRSTVVVDEPDAWDAWFSSNAKPDLATEMATSETANAETAPTNT
- a CDS encoding heme A synthase, which gives rise to MTVSSTSPVRRRLALLSAHLVVALIALVVIGGATRVMEAGLACPDWPLCYGTLLPGRQMNVQVFLEWFHRLDAFVVGVALLVMATASVVWRRLLPQWLPWLCTGLVCLVALQGGLGALTVLQLLPSGIVTAHLALALTLVVLMSGLTQRLLQPSADDSPLWWRLFSGFALVGVVSQSLLGARMATSWAAQRCLFDGENCRWLLWHRSMATPVASLVLLFVVTALIAGGWSRRQWPFLLGLSLLVSAQVALGVLTMRLGLSQPGVTVAHQLVAALLVALLAALVARRPQTSTSPLPVVLDDTPMEPCHG
- a CDS encoding heme o synthase, producing the protein MASSVSVSATPTREEVVPSRKRVKLPPWLEVAKPRLIPLLLATTLGGMALTEGWPLSSPRLVCTLGGGALASAAAGVLNCLWEQDLDARMARTSGRALPSGRLSPTSAFIGAIACTLTAAMLLVSGVNCLAAGLSLLGLCSYVLLYTALLKPRTPQNIVIGGVAGAIPPLVGAAAATGHIGLGGWWLFALVMVWTPAHFWALALLLKEDYRSVGIPMLPVVKGPVVTARAIHRYGWATVLLSGFGIWALPSGGIFYGMMLLPFNGRLLQMVNRLGSDPDSLPGAKGLFRWSILYLFGICLLLVLSRTSQASLFDQQVWSLVTQLQTG
- a CDS encoding ATP-binding cassette domain-containing protein, translated to MALIELRQIHKSYGAVVALRDLSLKVPEGCLFGLLGPNGAGKTTMLRILATLLAPDSGKVLVAGVDALEQPRAVRQMLGYVAQEVAIDKILTGRELLQLQGDLHHLRSIDRDSRIVDLIDRLGMGDWIDRRCGTYSGGMRRRLDLAAGLLHQPKLLVLDEPTVGLDIESRTAIWELLQRLVSEGTSVLLSSHYLEEVEALADRMAIIDDGCVIAEGAPDELKRRLGGDRVTLRVREFSNQEEAFLVRDLLEQVDGVRQVVINRAQGYSLNLVIEDDPVIARLRDRLAHEGLSVFALAQSRPSLDDVYLQATGRTLMDAELATAGQRDVKQERRQSMR
- a CDS encoding ABC transporter permease, yielding MTTPSLQAPVAPKAPSALSELSQETLALTRRLFLQLARRPSTLVAGILQPLIWLILFSALFAKAPDGLLPGGLSYGRFLGAGVIVFTAFSGALNAGLPVMFDREFGFLNRLLVAPLRSRSSIVLASVIYITVISLLQSLAIMGTAAILGYGWPGTGGLALVVFSLLLLVFAVTALSLGLAFALPGHIELIAVIFVANLPLLFASTALAPLSFMPSWLGWLASLNPLTFAIEPIRAAYSGPVDLSSVLLEAPYGQLTGFHCLTVLMVLTVGLFLLIRPLLNRKLS
- a CDS encoding N-acetylmannosamine-6-phosphate 2-epimerase; this encodes MLMTAEDLDGGLIVSVQAPPGSPMRDPEVIAAMAEASLRNGAVGVRLESPEHIGAVRRRCPDALIIGLWKRTFPDSSVYITPGWREIQAVWSAGADVVAVDATSRFRPDGQRLEDLIQRCRDELRAPLMADVDSVENGLQAAELGCEWVGTTLFGYTEETSDCSPPGLTLLPSFRQKLKPSVRLICEGGIATPQAARSALEAGADNVVVGTAITGVDLQVAAYCQGMAC
- the groL gene encoding chaperonin GroEL (60 kDa chaperone family; promotes refolding of misfolded polypeptides especially under stressful conditions; forms two stacked rings of heptamers to form a barrel-shaped 14mer; ends can be capped by GroES; misfolded proteins enter the barrel where they are refolded when GroES binds); its protein translation is MAKLLSFSDDSRSSLERGVDALADAVRVTIGPRGRNVVLEKKFGAPDIVNDGDTIAREIELDDPFENLGAKLIQQVASKTKDKAGDGTTTATVLAQAMVREGLRNTAAGASPVELRRGMEKAVAQVISNLAERSQSVAGDAIRQVATVSSGGDEEVGAMVAEAMDRVSVDGVITVEESKSLATELEVTEGMAFDRGYSSPYFVTDGDRQICEFDNPLILLTDRKISSVADLVPVLEEVQNGGSPLLILAEEVEGEALATLVVNKNRGVLQVAAVRAPSFGERRKAALADIAILTGGTVISEDRAMTLDKVTLADLGKARRITISKESTTIVANDDHRSAVADRVASIKRELDATDSDYDKEKLNERIAKLAGGVAVIKVGAPTETELKNRKLRIEDALNATRAAVEEGIVAGGGSTLLQLSDSLDTLAASLSGELRTGVEIVQRALTAPVHQIAANAGRNGDVVIAEMRSTGQGFNAMTGTFEDLLASGIVDAAKVVRLAVQDAVSIAALLITTEVVIADKPEPPAAPGPDGGGDPMGGMGGMGGMGMPGMGGMGGMGMPGMGGMGGMGMPGMM